The Aureimonas mangrovi genome includes a region encoding these proteins:
- the nadC gene encoding carboxylating nicotinate-nucleotide diphosphorylase, protein MYDKFVAQKLIDLWLTEDIGCFDLTAQLMVDAKAQATFYMNAREEMTLAGVEVAAQVFRSYDPSCKVELRCNDGDVVEKGTVLMVISGPGQSLLTAERTALNIAQRLSGIATETAKYVKAIEHTKARLLDTRKTTPGLRMLEKHAAVCGGALNHRLGLDSGVMLKDNHIAVCGSIEAAVKRARRHLPALTKIEVEADRIEQVREALDAGADVIMLDNMENEAMVEAVRLVNGRALVEASGGIRLDTIAGKAETGVDFVSTSRPFQSAPAVDIGLDDEA, encoded by the coding sequence ATGTATGATAAGTTCGTCGCCCAGAAGCTGATTGATCTCTGGCTTACCGAAGATATCGGCTGCTTCGATCTAACAGCCCAGCTCATGGTCGACGCGAAGGCGCAGGCGACGTTCTACATGAATGCGCGCGAGGAGATGACACTCGCCGGCGTCGAGGTCGCTGCGCAGGTTTTCCGCAGTTACGATCCCAGCTGCAAGGTCGAGCTGCGCTGCAATGACGGTGACGTCGTTGAAAAGGGCACCGTCCTGATGGTCATCTCCGGGCCAGGGCAGTCGCTGCTGACGGCCGAACGCACCGCCCTCAACATCGCCCAGCGTCTGTCCGGCATCGCCACCGAGACAGCGAAGTACGTTAAGGCGATCGAGCACACCAAGGCTCGTCTTCTAGACACGCGCAAGACGACGCCGGGCCTGCGCATGCTGGAGAAGCACGCGGCCGTCTGCGGCGGGGCGTTGAACCACCGGCTTGGGCTCGACAGCGGCGTGATGCTCAAAGACAACCATATCGCCGTATGCGGCAGCATCGAGGCCGCCGTGAAGCGCGCCCGCAGGCATCTTCCTGCGCTGACCAAGATCGAGGTCGAGGCCGACCGGATCGAGCAGGTTCGCGAGGCGCTCGACGCCGGTGCTGACGTCATCATGCTCGACAACATGGAGAACGAGGCGATGGTCGAGGCTGTGCGTCTCGTCAATGGCAGAGCCCTCGTCGAGGCATCGGGGGGCATCCGCCTCGACACCATCGCCGGAAAGGCGGAAACGGGCGTCGATTTCGTTTCCACCAGCCGCCCGTTCCAGTCCGCTCCGGCCGTCGATATCGGCCTCGACGACGAGGCATGA
- a CDS encoding TRAP transporter permease yields MMAFFNSMFAVGGRRDLTDPVATIVKVYAAAVALWVLWETTYARVDALSATAVFLAAMLPPSFLLIRGSEGAPRSRVPWYDWALVAIGLATAVYFVANIDVIATRISLFLPLTSVQTIAAASIIFLTLEITRRTVGLFLLLIVLAFTAYNLFGHLIPGPLGHGYISVNHFLDINVFTGDGVFGVPVRVAATYVFLFVMFGTFLEAAGGGEFFFRVAAALTGRSPGGPAKVAVVSSALFGTMSGSPTADVVVTGSVTIPMMKRLKYNPTLAAAVEVAASTGGSILPPVMGSAAFIMAEYTGISYVTIVFAAIIPAILYYACIMLQVHLRAERLQLAGLGRDEVPAVARTLREGWIYVVPLTVLVVVLMQGYSPTFAAVLAIASIIVASWLRPGYRLGPQRIFEALSTTTVRMLGVTGACAAAGLVIGGITMTGLAMKFSYITFLFAGDSMMLGLLLGAMVTILLGLGMPTPSAYVLAAVLIGPTLVNTFGIPTLNAHLFLMYFAVLSAMTPPVAVAAYAAAAISGGNPIKIALSACKLSIAAFVMPFAFVYAPSILEPAFELETLIQIATVCLGTFFVAVGAEGYLRKPLLAPVRVAVFGGGLLMFTPSYAFATVGFLFAAVPLVVVSRGVKAGRSAPTA; encoded by the coding sequence ATGATGGCCTTCTTCAACAGCATGTTCGCGGTCGGCGGTCGCCGGGACCTTACCGATCCCGTGGCGACCATCGTCAAGGTCTACGCAGCTGCTGTCGCGCTGTGGGTGCTGTGGGAAACCACTTATGCGCGGGTCGACGCTCTTTCAGCAACGGCCGTCTTCCTGGCGGCGATGCTGCCGCCGTCCTTCCTCCTCATCCGAGGCAGCGAAGGCGCGCCGCGCTCGCGGGTCCCTTGGTACGACTGGGCGCTGGTGGCGATCGGGCTCGCGACCGCTGTCTACTTCGTGGCGAACATCGACGTCATCGCCACGCGGATCAGCCTTTTCCTTCCGCTGACGAGCGTCCAGACCATCGCGGCGGCGTCGATCATCTTCCTCACGCTCGAGATCACGCGGCGAACGGTTGGCCTGTTCCTGCTTCTGATCGTGCTGGCGTTCACGGCCTACAACCTGTTCGGCCATCTCATCCCCGGGCCGCTCGGCCATGGCTACATCAGCGTCAACCACTTCCTCGATATCAACGTCTTCACCGGTGACGGTGTCTTCGGCGTGCCGGTGCGTGTCGCAGCCACCTACGTGTTCCTCTTCGTGATGTTCGGGACCTTCCTCGAAGCGGCGGGTGGCGGCGAGTTCTTCTTCCGTGTCGCTGCCGCGCTTACCGGTCGTTCGCCGGGCGGCCCGGCCAAGGTCGCCGTCGTCTCATCAGCTTTGTTCGGCACGATGTCCGGAAGCCCGACCGCCGATGTCGTCGTCACGGGGTCCGTCACGATCCCGATGATGAAGCGCCTAAAATACAACCCGACGCTCGCTGCCGCCGTCGAAGTGGCCGCCTCCACCGGCGGAAGCATCCTGCCGCCCGTCATGGGCTCGGCTGCCTTCATCATGGCCGAGTACACTGGCATCAGTTATGTCACGATCGTCTTCGCAGCCATCATCCCCGCCATCCTCTATTACGCATGCATCATGCTGCAGGTGCATTTGCGCGCCGAGCGGCTGCAACTCGCTGGTCTCGGCCGAGATGAAGTGCCCGCCGTCGCACGCACCCTTCGCGAGGGCTGGATCTACGTCGTCCCGCTCACCGTGCTGGTCGTCGTTCTAATGCAGGGCTACTCGCCCACCTTCGCGGCCGTCCTCGCCATAGCCTCGATCATCGTCGCATCATGGCTTCGGCCGGGTTACAGGCTCGGCCCGCAACGCATATTCGAAGCGCTTTCGACGACGACCGTTCGCATGCTCGGCGTGACCGGCGCCTGCGCCGCGGCGGGCCTCGTGATCGGCGGCATCACGATGACTGGCCTCGCCATGAAGTTCAGCTACATCACGTTCCTCTTTGCGGGCGACAGCATGATGCTGGGGCTCCTCCTCGGCGCAATGGTGACGATCCTGCTTGGGCTGGGCATGCCGACGCCGAGCGCCTACGTGCTCGCTGCTGTGCTCATCGGCCCGACGCTGGTCAACACCTTTGGCATTCCGACGCTCAACGCGCATCTGTTCCTGATGTATTTCGCGGTCCTGTCCGCGATGACGCCGCCAGTCGCCGTGGCCGCCTATGCGGCGGCGGCGATCTCCGGCGGCAACCCGATCAAGATCGCGTTGAGCGCCTGCAAGCTTTCGATCGCCGCGTTCGTCATGCCCTTCGCGTTCGTCTACGCGCCCAGCATCCTGGAGCCCGCGTTCGAGCTGGAGACGCTTATCCAGATCGCCACCGTCTGCCTTGGAACGTTCTTCGTCGCAGTCGGAGCGGAGGGGTACCTGCGCAAGCCGCTGCTGGCGCCGGTTCGCGTGGCCGTCTTTGGCGGAGGTCTGCTGATGTTTACGCCGAGCTACGCATTCGCGACCGTTGGCTTTCTGTTCGCCGCTGTCCCTCTCGTGGTCGTGTCTCGCGGCGTGAAGGCGGGGCGGAGCGCACCTACCGCTTAG
- a CDS encoding sodium:solute symporter family protein has protein sequence MNTNLIIIGIVVYIAISLLVAFLSRAGQSTTMSDYFLGDRTMGGVVSALSYSATTYSAFMMVGLAGLTYRGGVGALGFEIIYFAGVSLVAIFGPRFWAVGKKYGFVTPSEMLGFRYGNKWVAVSAAVASCVFLIPYSAVQLAGVGYLLSGMSGGAISFALGIVVATVLAIAFSYIAGIRSVMWTDSVQALLMIVASVAVVGFVVYELGGFSGLFAAVEEADARMLSVPGPGLFSFTTFLGLTIPWFFFAISNPQVSQRLFMPASLGALRSMLMIFLAFGFVYTLVSVIWGFSAFVAFPDLENPDLATSTLLSSEYVPPLLGIIVMIGILAAAVSTIDSILLTLASMVARDVYGNLAKRDDARELKIGKFVIPVISLLALGFAALQLNLIAVLSVAASAGLVVMVPAIIGAFFWERGTAAGALASIVGGSIFVMAMYMTGNSLFGLNAGILGFPVSALLFVAGSLVTKPSTDAARAFMGEANAVLEKDEGHTAPVAPAAG, from the coding sequence ATGAACACGAACCTCATCATCATCGGCATCGTCGTCTATATCGCAATCTCGCTTCTCGTGGCCTTCCTGTCGCGGGCCGGCCAGTCCACCACCATGTCGGACTATTTCCTCGGCGACCGCACGATGGGCGGCGTCGTCTCGGCGCTCAGCTACTCGGCCACCACCTATTCGGCCTTCATGATGGTGGGCCTTGCCGGCCTCACCTATCGCGGGGGCGTCGGCGCCCTCGGCTTCGAGATCATCTATTTCGCCGGCGTCTCGCTGGTGGCGATCTTCGGCCCGCGCTTCTGGGCTGTGGGCAAGAAATACGGCTTCGTCACGCCCTCCGAAATGCTGGGCTTTCGCTACGGCAACAAGTGGGTGGCCGTCTCCGCGGCCGTGGCGAGCTGCGTGTTCCTCATTCCCTACTCGGCCGTGCAGCTGGCGGGCGTCGGCTATCTCCTGTCGGGCATGAGCGGCGGGGCGATCTCCTTCGCGCTCGGCATCGTCGTTGCGACGGTCCTCGCGATCGCCTTCTCCTACATCGCCGGCATCCGCTCGGTGATGTGGACGGACAGCGTCCAGGCGCTCCTGATGATTGTGGCGAGCGTGGCCGTCGTCGGGTTCGTCGTCTACGAACTCGGCGGCTTCTCGGGGCTCTTCGCCGCCGTGGAGGAAGCCGATGCGCGCATGCTGAGCGTGCCCGGTCCGGGGCTGTTCAGCTTCACCACTTTCCTCGGCCTGACGATCCCCTGGTTCTTCTTCGCCATCTCCAACCCGCAGGTGAGCCAGCGTCTCTTCATGCCCGCCTCGCTTGGCGCGCTGCGCAGCATGCTGATGATCTTCCTCGCCTTCGGTTTCGTCTACACGCTGGTGTCGGTGATCTGGGGCTTCTCGGCCTTCGTCGCCTTCCCCGACCTTGAGAACCCGGATCTCGCGACCTCGACGCTCCTGTCGTCCGAATATGTCCCGCCGCTCCTCGGCATCATCGTGATGATCGGCATCCTCGCGGCGGCCGTCTCGACGATCGACTCGATCCTCCTGACGCTCGCCTCGATGGTGGCGCGCGACGTCTACGGCAATCTGGCAAAGCGCGACGACGCCCGCGAGCTGAAGATCGGCAAGTTCGTCATCCCGGTGATTTCGTTGCTCGCGCTCGGCTTCGCCGCTCTCCAGCTCAACCTGATCGCCGTCCTCTCCGTTGCGGCATCGGCGGGGCTGGTCGTGATGGTGCCGGCCATCATCGGCGCGTTCTTCTGGGAGCGCGGAACGGCGGCCGGCGCGCTGGCGAGCATCGTCGGCGGCAGCATCTTCGTGATGGCCATGTACATGACGGGCAACTCGCTCTTCGGCCTGAACGCCGGCATCCTCGGCTTCCCGGTCTCGGCGCTACTGTTCGTCGCGGGCAGCCTCGTGACGAAGCCCTCCACCGACGCGGCGCGTGCCTTCATGGGCGAGGCGAACGCCGTCCTCGAGAAGGACGAGGGGCACACGGCGCCCGTTGCGCCGGCCGCAGGTTGA
- the ndpH gene encoding maleate isomerase: METEIPALLRLRETISPERFTFHSSRMRMKKVTAEELAAMDRDSDRCALELSDARVDVMGYACLVAIMSMGHGYHARSAERLHQVTVDNGNPAPVVSSAGALCEGIKAIGARRVAVVAPYMKPLTQMVVDYIGNEGIEVVHWRALEIPDNLAVAAHDPANLPGIVDGIETADVDAVVLSACVQMPSLAAVPLVEARTRKPVLTAAIATTWSMLRALDLPTRVPGGGTLLSGAY, from the coding sequence ATGGAGACCGAAATTCCCGCTCTGCTGCGCCTGCGCGAGACCATCTCGCCGGAGCGCTTCACTTTCCATTCCTCGCGCATGCGCATGAAGAAGGTGACGGCCGAGGAACTGGCCGCGATGGACCGCGACAGCGACCGCTGCGCGCTGGAGCTCAGTGACGCCAGGGTCGACGTGATGGGCTACGCATGCCTCGTCGCGATCATGTCGATGGGGCACGGCTATCACGCGCGTTCGGCCGAGCGGCTGCACCAGGTGACGGTCGACAACGGCAATCCGGCGCCCGTCGTCTCCTCGGCCGGCGCGCTGTGCGAGGGCATCAAGGCGATCGGCGCCAGGCGCGTGGCGGTCGTCGCGCCCTACATGAAGCCGCTGACGCAGATGGTCGTCGACTATATCGGCAACGAGGGCATCGAGGTCGTCCACTGGCGCGCGCTCGAGATCCCAGACAATCTCGCCGTCGCCGCTCACGATCCAGCCAATCTGCCCGGCATCGTCGACGGGATCGAGACGGCTGACGTCGACGCGGTCGTGCTGTCGGCGTGCGTGCAGATGCCCTCGCTCGCTGCCGTTCCCCTTGTCGAGGCGCGCACCCGCAAGCCCGTCCTGACCGCCGCGATCGCGACGACGTGGTCGATGCTGCGCGCGCTGGATCTGCCGACCCGCGTTCCGGGCGGCGGCACGCTCCTTTCGGGCGCCTACTGA
- a CDS encoding isochorismatase family protein — translation MSQAVVYDRAGFGANVPRGSRPAVLVVDFSYGFTDTQYPTAAEMGAEIEATRRLTDFARRAGMPVVYTTIAYRPAERDSLPWLKKAKGMAALMVGTRLIEIDARAGMQDEDALIVKHGASAFHGTNLAALLTGAKVDTLVVTGATTSGCVRASVVDAVQCGFNVLVPADCCADRASAPHEANLYDMQQKYADVTDSADVLAWLGQVAGAREAARA, via the coding sequence ATGTCTCAGGCGGTCGTCTACGATCGGGCAGGTTTCGGCGCCAACGTGCCGCGCGGATCGCGCCCGGCCGTCCTGGTCGTCGATTTCAGCTACGGCTTCACGGACACGCAGTATCCAACGGCGGCCGAGATGGGTGCCGAGATCGAGGCGACGAGACGACTGACCGACTTTGCACGGCGGGCGGGGATGCCGGTCGTCTACACGACGATCGCCTACCGGCCCGCCGAGCGTGACAGCCTGCCCTGGCTGAAAAAGGCGAAGGGCATGGCGGCGCTGATGGTCGGAACCCGCCTCATCGAGATCGATGCGCGCGCCGGCATGCAGGACGAGGACGCGCTGATCGTCAAACACGGCGCATCCGCGTTCCACGGAACCAACCTTGCCGCGCTCCTGACGGGGGCCAAGGTCGATACGCTCGTCGTTACGGGTGCGACGACCTCTGGTTGCGTGCGCGCCAGCGTGGTGGACGCGGTTCAGTGCGGTTTCAACGTTTTGGTTCCTGCCGATTGCTGCGCCGACCGCGCGTCGGCGCCGCACGAGGCGAACCTCTACGACATGCAGCAGAAATACGCCGACGTGACCGACAGCGCCGATGTCCTCGCATGGCTTGGCCAGGTCGCGGGGGCGCGCGAGGCGGCGCGGGCCTGA
- a CDS encoding alpha/beta fold hydrolase has protein sequence MARGYNVRANGIRQHLIHYPGQGPAMLLVPGITSPAVTWGFIAERLAERFDVHVLDVRGRGLTQAGDLDYSLDAMAADAVAVAQAAGLGKPIVLGHSMGARIAIRAARGAPDAFAGLVLVDPPVSGPGRRQYPSNWPWYEDSILLAQKGCSAEDMKAFCPTWTEDQRALRAEWLHTCQLDAIDTAFRGFHTDDVHQDLPHLSLPMRLVVAGGAPVIGEEDVAEIRERAPAIEVRVVEGAGHMIPWDDLEGFLAAVLDFKAT, from the coding sequence ATGGCGCGCGGCTACAACGTCCGCGCCAACGGCATCCGCCAGCACCTGATCCATTATCCGGGGCAGGGGCCGGCGATGCTTCTGGTGCCGGGGATCACCTCGCCTGCGGTGACCTGGGGCTTCATCGCCGAGCGTCTTGCCGAGCGCTTCGATGTACATGTGCTCGACGTGCGCGGCCGCGGTCTCACCCAAGCAGGCGATCTCGACTATTCGCTGGATGCGATGGCCGCCGACGCAGTGGCGGTCGCGCAGGCCGCCGGTCTCGGCAAGCCGATCGTTCTCGGCCATTCGATGGGCGCGCGCATCGCCATCCGTGCGGCGCGCGGCGCGCCGGACGCCTTTGCCGGGCTCGTGCTTGTCGATCCGCCGGTGAGCGGGCCGGGCCGGCGCCAATATCCCTCGAACTGGCCGTGGTACGAGGATTCGATCCTGCTCGCGCAGAAAGGTTGCTCGGCCGAGGACATGAAGGCCTTCTGCCCGACCTGGACCGAGGACCAGCGCGCCCTGCGCGCCGAGTGGCTCCACACCTGCCAGCTGGATGCCATCGACACCGCCTTTCGTGGCTTCCACACCGACGACGTTCATCAAGACCTGCCGCATCTCTCGCTGCCCATGCGCCTCGTGGTCGCCGGTGGCGCGCCGGTGATCGGCGAGGAGGACGTCGCCGAGATCCGCGAACGCGCGCCTGCGATCGAGGTGCGCGTGGTGGAGGGTGCCGGCCACATGATCCCTTGGGACGACCTCGAGGGCTTCCTCGCGGCCGTCCTCGATTTCAAAGCCACCTGA
- a CDS encoding leucyl aminopeptidase has protein sequence MDQASFTEICLHQLKMSGVHEGEKLVILTQGSDRMDYADAFMAAGQRLGARMYHMRLPAPPIVGAWAVGQTGLAAMPEAVEALKNCDMLIDCVFLLFSPEQFAIQAAGTRILTAVEPPELLARMLPSKELREKVEIGAEYLAKAKVMRITSPHGTDVTYKLNTYETVAEYACTDQPGRWDHWPSGFVFTGGDDDGVDGQIVVAQGDILLPQNMYVRDPITYTIEKGWVVDIRGGLDAELVKSYMAGFNDPRGMGMSHIGWGMNPAAKWHGMVPGEFPGGMGMEPRSFYGNVMFSTGPNNELGGPNDTACHLDIPMRGCSLFLDDEPIVIDGDLVVKEMQMARA, from the coding sequence ATGGATCAAGCCAGCTTCACCGAGATCTGCCTGCATCAGCTCAAGATGTCGGGCGTCCACGAGGGCGAGAAGCTCGTGATTCTCACGCAGGGCAGCGACCGGATGGACTATGCGGATGCCTTCATGGCAGCGGGCCAGCGTCTCGGCGCCAGGATGTACCACATGCGTCTGCCCGCGCCGCCCATCGTCGGCGCCTGGGCCGTCGGCCAGACGGGCCTTGCCGCCATGCCCGAGGCCGTCGAGGCGCTGAAGAACTGCGACATGCTGATCGACTGCGTGTTCCTGCTGTTCAGCCCCGAGCAGTTCGCCATCCAGGCCGCCGGCACGCGCATCCTGACGGCCGTCGAGCCGCCAGAGCTTCTGGCGCGTATGCTGCCCTCCAAGGAACTGCGCGAGAAGGTCGAGATCGGCGCCGAATACCTTGCGAAGGCCAAGGTGATGCGCATCACCTCGCCGCACGGTACCGATGTGACCTACAAGCTCAACACCTACGAGACCGTAGCCGAATACGCCTGCACCGACCAGCCGGGCCGCTGGGATCACTGGCCCTCGGGCTTCGTCTTCACCGGCGGCGACGACGATGGCGTCGACGGTCAGATCGTCGTGGCGCAGGGCGACATCCTCCTGCCGCAGAACATGTATGTCCGCGATCCGATCACCTACACGATCGAGAAGGGCTGGGTGGTCGACATCCGCGGCGGGCTCGATGCCGAGCTGGTCAAATCCTACATGGCCGGCTTCAACGATCCTCGCGGCATGGGCATGAGCCATATCGGCTGGGGGATGAATCCGGCTGCCAAGTGGCACGGCATGGTGCCGGGCGAGTTCCCGGGCGGCATGGGGATGGAGCCGCGTTCCTTCTACGGCAATGTCATGTTCTCCACCGGCCCGAACAACGAGCTGGGCGGCCCGAACGACACCGCCTGCCATCTCGACATCCCGATGCGTGGCTGCTCGCTCTTCCTGGACGACGAGCCGATCGTGATCGACGGCGACCTCGTCGTGAAAGAGATGCAGATGGCGCGCGCTTGA
- the phnN gene encoding phosphonate metabolism protein/1,5-bisphosphokinase (PRPP-forming) PhnN: MQVGTLFYIVGPSGVGKDTLISGAMAMLAGTGRYVQTKRVITRPAAIGEDHEPASTAAFDAMCADGAFLHHWGAHELRYGLRRTLLEDLAAGRNVLANGSRRALPDLAGTVDRLVVVEITASPALLAERLARRGRESADEIAARIAREVPPLPRTGDLVRIVNDGGVDEAVAALVAALERMASRLVLKRMPVTSARRHTAFLAEDCTAVNASAYAGSGRIEIRSTARPAVPADLMLIEPGNGLDGDEVGLSREAFEKLGLPEGALVSIDRTPSPSSRALLRRKIGGGALDTEEYATLFREIVEQRYPEGETAAFLVKAIQSLDDEETIAVAKARCGFSPRIDWGVPIVVDKHSLGGVPGSRITPIIVPIVAAAGLLMPKTSSRAITSASGTADTMEALCRIDLDGGQIREVVRKTGGCIAWNGKLNHSILDDVVNAVTRPLGLDSNQWSVASILSKKWSAGATHVVIDLPFGPRAKLKSQTEAEKLGRLFEVVGAGLGLIVKAFATDGSKVIGRGLGPSLELRDVLAVLDNAPQASRALRDKALFYAANILHFAGHAPTLDAAREAAEDILLSGEARHRLDAIAAAQGNVSQVAPARLSRSVGAHAAGTIGGIDGWHLGGIARRAGAPHDKSAGVDVLVEPGRQVEAGQPLYTIYASDIASLEEAAAEASREPGVAIAMAQEDALQWTIAGQGAL; this comes from the coding sequence ATGCAGGTGGGAACGCTCTTCTACATCGTTGGCCCGAGCGGCGTCGGCAAGGACACGCTGATCTCGGGCGCGATGGCGATGCTCGCCGGGACGGGGCGCTACGTTCAGACGAAGCGCGTCATCACACGCCCCGCGGCCATTGGCGAGGATCACGAGCCTGCCTCCACCGCGGCTTTCGACGCTATGTGCGCGGACGGAGCGTTCCTCCACCATTGGGGAGCCCACGAGCTGCGATACGGCTTGCGGCGTACGCTGCTTGAAGATCTGGCGGCAGGTCGCAACGTCCTTGCCAACGGATCGCGGCGCGCGCTCCCCGACCTTGCCGGAACGGTCGATCGTCTCGTTGTCGTGGAAATCACCGCCTCCCCGGCGCTCCTAGCCGAGCGGCTGGCCCGGCGCGGACGGGAGAGCGCGGACGAGATCGCCGCCCGCATCGCACGCGAGGTTCCGCCCTTGCCGAGGACCGGAGATCTCGTGCGCATCGTCAATGACGGCGGCGTAGACGAGGCGGTCGCGGCGCTGGTCGCAGCACTGGAACGCATGGCGTCACGGCTCGTCCTCAAGCGGATGCCCGTCACCTCCGCAAGGCGGCACACGGCATTCCTAGCCGAAGACTGCACCGCCGTGAACGCCTCCGCCTATGCCGGCTCCGGCCGGATCGAAATCCGCTCGACGGCACGGCCCGCGGTTCCGGCCGACCTCATGCTGATCGAGCCGGGGAATGGGCTGGACGGCGACGAGGTCGGGTTGAGCCGCGAAGCCTTCGAAAAGCTCGGGCTGCCGGAAGGCGCGCTGGTCTCGATTGATCGCACGCCTTCACCCTCCAGCCGCGCGTTGCTGCGCCGCAAGATCGGGGGCGGCGCGCTCGACACGGAGGAGTATGCGACGCTCTTTCGCGAGATCGTCGAGCAGCGCTACCCCGAAGGCGAAACAGCCGCCTTCCTCGTCAAGGCCATCCAGTCCCTCGATGATGAGGAGACGATCGCCGTCGCGAAGGCTCGCTGCGGGTTCTCGCCACGTATCGACTGGGGCGTGCCGATCGTCGTCGACAAGCACTCGCTCGGCGGCGTTCCAGGCAGCCGCATCACGCCCATCATCGTGCCGATCGTAGCCGCGGCAGGCCTGCTGATGCCCAAGACCTCCTCGCGCGCAATCACCTCCGCCTCCGGCACCGCAGACACGATGGAGGCTCTGTGTCGCATCGATCTGGATGGCGGGCAGATCCGCGAGGTCGTTCGAAAGACGGGTGGCTGCATCGCCTGGAACGGAAAGCTCAACCATTCCATCCTCGATGATGTGGTAAACGCCGTCACGCGGCCGCTCGGTCTCGACAGCAACCAGTGGTCGGTCGCGTCGATCCTCTCGAAGAAGTGGTCTGCCGGCGCCACTCATGTCGTCATCGACCTGCCGTTCGGACCGAGGGCCAAGCTGAAGAGCCAAACCGAGGCCGAGAAGCTCGGTCGCCTCTTCGAGGTTGTCGGCGCCGGGCTCGGCCTGATCGTGAAGGCGTTTGCGACCGATGGCTCGAAAGTCATCGGGCGGGGCCTCGGCCCCTCGCTCGAACTTCGCGACGTCCTCGCAGTGCTCGACAATGCGCCGCAGGCCTCGCGCGCGCTGCGCGATAAGGCGCTCTTCTACGCGGCGAACATCCTGCATTTCGCGGGCCATGCCCCGACGCTCGACGCCGCGCGCGAGGCTGCGGAGGACATTCTCCTCTCTGGTGAGGCGCGGCACAGGCTCGATGCGATCGCCGCCGCGCAGGGCAATGTATCACAGGTCGCGCCGGCACGCCTCTCACGCTCCGTTGGCGCGCATGCGGCCGGAACGATTGGCGGCATCGACGGCTGGCATCTGGGCGGCATCGCGCGACGGGCTGGCGCCCCACACGACAAGTCGGCCGGCGTCGATGTGCTCGTTGAGCCGGGCCGCCAGGTCGAGGCGGGCCAACCGCTTTACACGATCTACGCCTCGGACATCGCCTCTCTCGAGGAGGCCGCCGCCGAAGCTTCCCGCGAACCGGGCGTTGCGATCGCTATGGCGCAAGAAGACGCGCTGCAGTGGACGATCGCCGGCCAAGGGGCCCTCTAA
- a CDS encoding TAXI family TRAP transporter solute-binding subunit, producing MKTYARKPALLLSAVVAAGLAGTEAKAENYTLCGASPGGLWGLLGVGLDAAVKQTDPSSSVTYQTSSGGFANIVQMSQGACDMAIVHMGEAVIANNGDEPFPVPMDDFALVAVLYNWAPMQWLMNEQFAEQHGIVSIADMVGKPVDLVVNRRGILPSILAEVALEQAGLTFDDLSSAGGSVQYQGSQTAEELMKDGRGDVWTNAMFIGTGSIGSIAESVDLRLLSVPEDVVAYMAENYGSLPSVIPAGSYEWQDADVPTFSAQAALIVPKSMDSAEVEALTRSLVENIDQLTQVHSSMQALTPEIMQSGKSVAYHEGALAAYAN from the coding sequence ATGAAGACATATGCCAGGAAGCCCGCTCTCCTCTTGTCGGCCGTCGTCGCGGCAGGCCTCGCGGGAACGGAGGCCAAGGCCGAGAACTACACGCTGTGCGGCGCGAGCCCTGGCGGCCTGTGGGGCCTTCTGGGCGTGGGCCTCGATGCAGCCGTCAAGCAGACGGACCCGTCCTCGTCCGTGACCTACCAGACTTCCAGCGGCGGCTTCGCCAACATCGTTCAGATGAGCCAGGGCGCTTGCGACATGGCCATCGTCCACATGGGCGAGGCGGTGATCGCCAACAACGGAGATGAGCCGTTCCCGGTGCCGATGGATGATTTCGCACTTGTCGCCGTCCTCTACAACTGGGCGCCGATGCAGTGGCTGATGAACGAGCAGTTCGCCGAACAGCACGGAATTGTCTCGATCGCGGACATGGTCGGCAAGCCCGTCGACCTCGTCGTCAACCGCCGCGGCATCCTGCCGAGCATCCTCGCCGAAGTCGCTCTCGAGCAGGCCGGTCTCACCTTCGACGATCTGTCGAGTGCTGGCGGCTCGGTTCAGTATCAGGGCTCGCAGACGGCCGAAGAGCTGATGAAGGACGGACGTGGCGACGTGTGGACCAACGCCATGTTCATTGGCACCGGTTCGATCGGCTCCATCGCCGAGAGCGTCGACCTGCGCCTCCTCTCCGTGCCCGAGGATGTGGTCGCCTACATGGCGGAGAACTATGGTTCGCTGCCTTCGGTGATCCCGGCGGGAAGCTACGAATGGCAAGACGCCGACGTGCCAACTTTCAGCGCTCAGGCCGCCTTGATCGTGCCTAAGTCGATGGACTCCGCCGAGGTCGAGGCGCTTACCCGTTCGCTGGTCGAAAACATCGACCAGCTCACCCAGGTCCACAGCTCGATGCAGGCGCTTACGCCGGAGATCATGCAGTCGGGCAAGAGCGTCGCCTATCACGAGGGCGCGCTCGCAGCTTACGCGAACTGA